In the genome of Halobacterium noricense, one region contains:
- a CDS encoding preprotein translocase subunit SecD, with the protein MSWLRENWRVAFLVVLLLGSSVALFAPGIGASASGDEEAASRPTNLQYGLELSGGVRLRATAVGVTASGVDVPTNESAREALEADVADALSLEPGSVTARDRPAADSPDVVEVYANNTTAEVRTALDSLGYSYDSVSSGVTSATRSEIVDTISTKIDATGFSGASVYSTRTQAGGNYIVVEVPGQNASEVRSLIQGRGEVEMLAYYPQNGNQTNATVLSHSQLQRSDVSTARVIDGRPSVPVSLTQDAAEEFAADMRQYGFTSSQGTSNCQFPDGGYCLLTVLDGEVVYDAGVRANLAQSFENGDFVQDPRFVITANSMEEARELRVNLQAGALPTQLEFQDSYYVSPSFAERYKPLSLVTGIAAAIAMALVVFARYGDPRVAIPMVFTALAEVVILLGFAAVSGLALDLSHIAGFIAVIGTGVDDLVIIADEVMTKEIGSQRVFKSRFRKALWVIGAAAVTTIIAMSPLAVLSLGDLRGFAIITILGVLIGVLVTRPAYGDILRRLLTGEH; encoded by the coding sequence ATGAGCTGGCTCCGCGAGAACTGGCGGGTCGCGTTCCTCGTCGTCCTGTTGCTCGGCTCGTCGGTCGCGCTGTTCGCGCCGGGCATCGGCGCGTCCGCCAGCGGGGACGAGGAGGCCGCGTCACGGCCGACGAACCTCCAGTACGGCCTCGAACTCTCCGGCGGCGTGCGGCTGCGTGCGACCGCGGTCGGCGTCACCGCGTCGGGCGTCGACGTTCCGACCAACGAGAGCGCACGCGAAGCCCTCGAAGCCGACGTCGCCGACGCGCTCTCGCTCGAACCCGGGAGCGTGACCGCGCGCGACCGCCCGGCAGCCGACAGCCCCGACGTCGTGGAAGTGTACGCGAACAACACGACCGCCGAAGTCAGGACCGCCCTCGACTCGCTGGGGTACAGCTACGACTCGGTTTCCAGCGGCGTCACGTCCGCGACGCGGAGCGAAATCGTCGACACCATCTCCACGAAAATCGACGCGACGGGCTTCTCCGGGGCCTCCGTCTACTCCACGCGGACGCAGGCCGGCGGGAACTACATCGTCGTCGAAGTCCCCGGACAGAACGCCTCCGAGGTGCGCTCGCTCATCCAGGGGCGCGGCGAGGTCGAGATGTTGGCGTACTACCCACAGAACGGCAACCAGACGAACGCCACGGTGCTCTCGCACTCCCAACTCCAGCGCAGCGACGTCAGCACCGCGCGAGTCATCGACGGACGGCCGTCGGTGCCGGTCTCGCTGACGCAGGACGCCGCCGAGGAGTTCGCCGCGGACATGCGCCAGTACGGCTTCACGTCCAGCCAGGGCACCAGTAACTGTCAGTTCCCGGACGGCGGCTACTGCCTGCTCACCGTCCTCGACGGCGAAGTCGTCTACGACGCCGGCGTCCGCGCGAACCTCGCCCAGAGCTTCGAGAACGGCGACTTCGTGCAGGACCCGCGGTTCGTCATCACGGCCAACTCCATGGAGGAAGCCCGCGAACTGCGCGTGAACCTCCAGGCGGGCGCGCTCCCGACGCAACTCGAATTCCAGGACTCCTACTACGTCTCCCCGAGCTTCGCCGAGCGGTACAAGCCGCTGTCGCTGGTGACCGGTATCGCCGCCGCCATCGCGATGGCGCTGGTCGTGTTCGCGCGGTACGGCGACCCCCGGGTCGCGATACCGATGGTGTTCACGGCGCTGGCCGAAGTCGTCATCCTGCTCGGATTCGCCGCCGTGAGCGGGCTGGCCTTGGACCTCTCGCACATCGCCGGGTTCATCGCCGTCATCGGGACCGGGGTCGACGACCTCGTCATCATCGCCGACGAGGTGATGACCAAGGAAATCGGCTCCCAGCGCGTGTTCAAGAGCCGATTCCGCAAGGCGCTGTGGGTCATCGGGGCCGCCGCGGTCACCACCATCATCGCGATGAGTCCGCTCGCGGTGCTCAGCCTCGGCGACCTCCGCGGGTTCGCCATCATCACCATCCTCGGCGTGCTCATCGGCGTGCTCGTCACGCGCCCCGCGTACGGGGACATCCTCCGCCGGCTCCTCACCGGCGAGCACTGA
- the secF gene encoding protein translocase subunit SecF, with translation MPSFEVPEVDLSQYSMRQLVAPPLALLVIALTVVGASFALTGWPADPGIEFTGGTELVVESDAPQSEITAAFERDHESIRSIGTSGSQYLITFQSDETQAISQQARDAGFEVVQSQGIAPSFGSSTQQLALLGLAIAFLGMSAVVFLLFRTFVPSIAVVLSAFSDIVVPIALMNVFGIELSLGTVAALLMLIGYSVDSDILLNNHVLRRSGGFWESVHRAMRTGVTMTVTSIVTMIVMTIVSYVFGIQLLTDIGLVLVFGLTTDLVNTYMMNVTLLRWYKFEGVAR, from the coding sequence ATGCCCAGTTTCGAGGTCCCTGAGGTCGACCTCAGTCAGTACTCCATGCGGCAGCTCGTCGCTCCGCCGCTGGCCCTGCTGGTAATCGCGCTCACAGTCGTGGGCGCGTCGTTCGCCCTCACGGGATGGCCGGCCGACCCCGGCATCGAGTTCACCGGCGGAACGGAGCTCGTGGTCGAATCGGACGCGCCCCAATCGGAGATTACGGCCGCGTTCGAGCGGGACCACGAGTCCATCCGGTCTATCGGCACGAGCGGCTCCCAGTACCTCATCACGTTCCAGTCCGACGAAACGCAGGCCATCTCCCAGCAGGCCAGGGACGCGGGCTTCGAGGTCGTCCAGTCGCAGGGCATCGCGCCCTCGTTCGGTAGCTCCACCCAGCAGCTCGCGCTCCTCGGACTCGCCATCGCCTTCCTCGGCATGAGCGCCGTCGTCTTCCTCCTCTTCCGCACGTTCGTTCCCTCCATCGCGGTCGTGCTGTCGGCGTTCAGCGACATCGTCGTCCCCATCGCGCTGATGAACGTCTTCGGCATCGAGCTCTCGCTGGGGACCGTCGCCGCGCTGTTGATGCTCATCGGTTACAGCGTCGACTCCGACATCCTCCTGAACAACCACGTCCTCCGGCGTTCCGGGGGGTTCTGGGAGAGTGTCCACCGCGCGATGCGTACCGGTGTCACGATGACCGTGACCTCCATCGTCACGATGATCGTGATGACCATCGTCTCCTACGTCTTCGGCATCCAACTGCTCACGGACATCGGGCTGGTGCTCGTCTTCGGGCTGACGACTGACCTCGTGAACACCTACATGATGAACGTCACACTGCTTCGCTGGTACAAGTTCGAGGGGGTGGCGCGATGA
- a CDS encoding metal-dependent hydrolase, with translation MATTHALVGLAVAALVSLVVPEFGVAVAAAGLAGGVLPDLDLYAGHRRTLHFPVYYSAAAAVAAVVALVSPTTWTVSAAVFLVAAALHAASDALGGGLELEPWEATSERAVYSHFHGRWLPPRRLVRYDGAPEDLAVAAVFGVPASLAFGPSVQQVVAGALVFSAGYVVVRKRLPAIATWLFAQVPDGVRRHVPERFAP, from the coding sequence ATGGCGACGACACACGCGCTCGTGGGGCTGGCGGTCGCCGCGCTCGTCTCACTCGTCGTGCCCGAGTTCGGGGTCGCTGTGGCCGCTGCCGGCCTCGCGGGCGGCGTCCTCCCCGACCTCGACCTCTACGCCGGCCACCGCCGCACCCTCCACTTCCCGGTCTACTACAGCGCCGCTGCGGCCGTCGCCGCCGTCGTCGCGCTCGTCTCGCCGACGACGTGGACCGTCTCTGCGGCCGTCTTCCTCGTCGCCGCCGCGCTCCACGCCGCCAGCGACGCGCTCGGCGGCGGTCTCGAACTCGAACCGTGGGAGGCCACCAGTGAACGCGCCGTCTACAGCCACTTCCACGGTCGGTGGCTCCCGCCGCGCCGGCTCGTCCGCTACGACGGCGCCCCCGAGGACCTCGCCGTCGCCGCCGTCTTCGGCGTACCCGCGTCGCTGGCGTTCGGCCCGAGCGTCCAGCAGGTCGTCGCCGGCGCGCTCGTCTTCTCGGCCGGCTACGTCGTCGTCCGAAAGCGCCTCCCCGCCATCGCGACGTGGCTGTTCGCCCAGGTGCCCGACGGTGTCCGCCGCCACGTCCCCGAGCGGTTCGCGCCGTAG
- a CDS encoding DUF5812 family protein, which produces MTDEKTATFLVTSAADGSAVLSDVTDAQVHTLSENPGLAEGDVLEATVAPDPPMNVTYSVVEVVERKQIPVEASDETPTPKSKEIAAGLDAGDIETVERAGIGEVHVLGVPEDGVEQTVEDVLDDEQTVARAARIGIERVEVRSGEDFVSVRYLP; this is translated from the coding sequence ATGACAGACGAGAAGACCGCGACGTTCCTCGTCACCAGCGCGGCGGACGGCTCCGCGGTGCTCTCGGACGTGACGGACGCGCAGGTCCACACGCTCTCGGAGAACCCGGGGCTGGCGGAAGGCGACGTGCTGGAAGCGACGGTCGCGCCGGACCCGCCGATGAACGTCACGTACAGCGTCGTCGAGGTCGTCGAGCGCAAGCAGATTCCCGTCGAAGCCAGCGACGAGACGCCCACGCCCAAATCCAAGGAGATTGCCGCGGGTCTCGACGCCGGCGACATAGAGACCGTCGAGCGCGCGGGTATCGGCGAAGTTCACGTGCTCGGCGTGCCCGAAGACGGCGTCGAGCAGACTGTCGAGGACGTGCTCGACGACGAGCAGACGGTCGCACGCGCCGCCCGCATCGGCATCGAGCGCGTCGAAGTCCGCTCCGGCGAGGACTTCGTGAGCGTCCGCTACCTGCCCTAG
- a CDS encoding glucose-6-phosphate isomerase — protein sequence MHVDVGNALAVEATPGVPEDALERLDDRVRDAHERIVAGMTGAEFGYAALNLPKTADPAAIEQAVEPFADSDVLLNVGIGGSALGAATLVDALDGDLDAYFLDNVDPEHVTGLLEDIDLSRAVVHIVSRSGTTAETLANFLVVRDAMEDAGVDWTERTFVTTGPEGNLRDLADEHDLPALDAPEGVPGRFSALSTVGLPAAALTGHDVEAILDGAREGRAALTGSLFDCPAYAYGATAYALDVRGAGINAMMPYAESLETFAEWFAQLWAESLGKDGLGQTPARALGATDQHSQLQLYRAGPRDKLVTLVRTRERDDREIPETELEGLDYLAGGSLGELLDAEFEATEASLAESGVPNVRIEIPRIDERSLGRLLYDVEAACILAGELYEVETFTQPAVEWGKEAARGLLSGERGLPEKTELVVE from the coding sequence ATGCACGTAGACGTGGGCAACGCCCTCGCGGTGGAGGCGACGCCGGGCGTCCCCGAGGACGCACTCGAACGACTGGACGACCGCGTCAGGGACGCACACGAGCGCATCGTCGCGGGGATGACCGGCGCCGAGTTCGGGTACGCGGCGCTGAATCTCCCGAAGACCGCGGACCCGGCCGCGATAGAACAGGCGGTCGAGCCGTTCGCGGACAGCGACGTCCTCCTGAACGTCGGCATCGGCGGGAGCGCGCTCGGCGCGGCGACGCTCGTGGACGCCCTCGACGGCGACCTGGACGCGTACTTCCTCGACAACGTCGACCCCGAGCACGTCACCGGGCTCCTGGAAGACATCGACCTCTCGCGGGCCGTCGTCCACATCGTCTCGCGCTCGGGAACGACCGCGGAGACGCTCGCGAACTTCCTCGTCGTGCGCGACGCGATGGAGGATGCGGGCGTCGACTGGACGGAGCGGACGTTCGTCACGACCGGGCCGGAGGGGAACCTCCGCGACCTCGCCGACGAGCACGACCTGCCCGCGCTCGACGCGCCCGAGGGTGTCCCCGGGCGGTTTTCCGCGCTCTCGACGGTCGGGCTGCCGGCTGCCGCGCTCACCGGCCACGACGTCGAAGCGATTCTCGACGGTGCGCGCGAGGGCCGCGCGGCGCTCACGGGGTCGCTGTTCGACTGCCCGGCGTACGCGTACGGCGCGACGGCGTACGCCCTCGACGTCCGCGGCGCGGGCATCAACGCGATGATGCCGTACGCCGAATCGCTGGAGACGTTCGCGGAGTGGTTCGCGCAACTGTGGGCGGAGAGTCTGGGGAAGGACGGCCTCGGGCAGACGCCCGCGCGAGCGCTCGGCGCGACCGATCAGCACAGCCAACTCCAACTCTACCGCGCTGGCCCCCGGGACAAACTCGTGACGCTCGTCCGAACGCGCGAGCGCGACGACCGCGAGATTCCGGAAACCGAACTGGAGGGGCTGGACTACCTCGCGGGCGGTAGCCTCGGCGAACTGCTGGACGCGGAGTTCGAGGCCACGGAAGCGAGCCTCGCCGAATCGGGCGTCCCGAACGTCCGCATCGAAATTCCGCGAATCGACGAGCGCTCGCTGGGCCGCCTGCTCTACGACGTCGAAGCCGCCTGCATCCTCGCGGGCGAACTGTACGAGGTGGAGACGTTCACCCAGCCTGCCGTCGAGTGGGGGAAAGAAGCCGCACGCGGCCTGCTCAGCGGCGAGCGCGGGCTCCCGGAGAAGACCGAACTCGTCGTCGAGTAG
- a CDS encoding CPBP family intramembrane glutamic endopeptidase: protein MNDRYAQTVGFVVAGVGLAATFLDWPADATLAARAATGFALLAAAAFGARRHGVDVPRLDLVAGLAGGGLAVAATVGINAATTGLPRGPPLALLAGLGTVGAAVAANAGLDADAIRAREKHLVVGVVVSLAALVFGSLLATVAVGVVPDDPLVTVPVNTAVASVGYGLAGVAFVTWYDGGIDASRPSRDDVKVAAVGVVAIFAVHYALVGLVVFFDLPQTSHTLVETAREHPGILPPLVVLSYLAVGPGEELLARNGVQKYLYGAFSRRGAVVVGCLVFTGAHVLAYAGTGATPGAVLVTLGRLFVVSLVLGVTYERTDDLFAPVVVHGTYDAVQFAAAYVAFT, encoded by the coding sequence GTGAACGACCGGTACGCACAGACCGTCGGCTTCGTCGTCGCGGGCGTCGGGCTCGCCGCCACGTTCCTCGACTGGCCGGCCGACGCCACGCTCGCCGCACGCGCCGCCACCGGGTTTGCGCTGCTCGCCGCCGCCGCGTTCGGCGCGCGCCGGCACGGCGTCGACGTCCCGCGGCTCGACCTCGTCGCCGGCCTCGCGGGCGGTGGACTCGCAGTCGCCGCGACGGTCGGCATCAACGCCGCGACGACGGGACTGCCGCGTGGCCCGCCGCTCGCGCTGCTCGCTGGACTCGGGACGGTCGGCGCGGCAGTCGCGGCGAACGCGGGGCTGGACGCCGACGCGATCCGCGCCCGCGAAAAACACCTCGTCGTCGGCGTGGTCGTCTCGCTGGCCGCGCTCGTGTTCGGGTCGCTACTCGCGACCGTCGCTGTCGGCGTCGTCCCTGACGATCCGCTCGTCACAGTGCCCGTCAACACCGCCGTCGCGAGCGTCGGGTATGGACTAGCTGGCGTCGCGTTCGTGACGTGGTACGACGGCGGCATCGACGCCAGCCGGCCGTCGCGGGACGACGTGAAAGTCGCGGCTGTCGGGGTCGTCGCCATCTTCGCGGTCCACTACGCGCTCGTCGGGCTCGTTGTCTTCTTCGACCTCCCGCAGACCAGCCACACGCTTGTCGAGACCGCGCGCGAGCACCCCGGAATTTTGCCGCCGCTGGTCGTCCTCTCGTATCTCGCGGTCGGCCCCGGCGAGGAACTGCTCGCGCGCAACGGCGTCCAGAAGTACCTCTACGGTGCGTTCTCGCGGCGCGGCGCGGTCGTCGTCGGCTGTCTCGTGTTCACCGGCGCGCACGTCCTCGCGTACGCCGGCACGGGCGCGACGCCGGGCGCGGTGCTCGTGACGCTCGGCCGGCTATTCGTCGTCTCGCTCGTGCTCGGCGTGACGTACGAGCGCACGGACGACCTGTTCGCGCCGGTCGTCGTCCACGGCACGTACGACGCCGTCCAGTTCGCGGCCGCGTACGTCGCGTTCACCTGA
- a CDS encoding CopG family transcriptional regulator, translating into MPRKYSVVCGDSLASDVEELAREYGLSEQEVLRQLIENGLEEID; encoded by the coding sequence ATGCCTCGGAAGTACTCCGTCGTCTGTGGGGACTCTCTCGCATCGGACGTCGAGGAGTTGGCGCGGGAGTACGGGCTCTCCGAGCAGGAAGTGCTGCGCCAACTCATCGAGAACGGGCTCGAAGAGATTGACTAG
- a CDS encoding NOB1 family endonuclease, protein MYVLDASAFIHDYEPDGETASIPAVRDELEDAAAYRYDAMAGGGMQVQVPGEAALAAAREAARTTGDLDVLSETDLRLLAAAYELDGTVVTDDYAVQNAADELGVGVDVIEQEGISERRNWNFQCQGCGREFDESKERCPVCGSDLARKRPR, encoded by the coding sequence GTGTACGTCCTCGACGCCTCCGCGTTCATCCACGACTACGAGCCCGACGGCGAGACGGCGTCGATTCCCGCCGTCCGGGACGAACTGGAGGACGCTGCGGCGTACCGCTACGACGCGATGGCGGGCGGCGGCATGCAGGTGCAGGTACCGGGCGAGGCCGCGCTCGCGGCGGCCCGCGAAGCCGCGCGCACGACCGGCGACCTCGACGTGCTCTCCGAGACGGACCTCCGGCTGCTGGCGGCGGCGTACGAACTCGACGGCACGGTCGTCACGGACGACTACGCGGTGCAGAACGCCGCCGACGAACTCGGCGTCGGCGTCGACGTCATCGAGCAGGAAGGAATCAGCGAGCGCCGGAACTGGAACTTCCAGTGTCAGGGCTGTGGCCGCGAGTTCGACGAATCGAAGGAGCGCTGCCCGGTCTGTGGCAGCGACCTCGCGCGCAAGCGCCCCCGCTAG
- a CDS encoding PRC-barrel domain-containing protein yields MADILAENLSGKAVMGSDGTELGMLYNITMDLKSGKLEDLLVEPLEDSNVTVNFPTDGEGHYRVPVGRVQAVKDYIVVQR; encoded by the coding sequence ATGGCCGACATCCTCGCCGAGAACCTCTCCGGGAAAGCCGTGATGGGGTCGGACGGCACGGAACTGGGCATGCTGTACAACATCACGATGGACCTCAAGAGCGGGAAGCTCGAAGACCTCCTCGTGGAGCCGCTGGAGGACTCGAACGTCACCGTCAACTTCCCGACCGACGGCGAGGGCCACTACCGGGTCCCCGTCGGGCGCGTGCAGGCGGTCAAAGATTACATCGTCGTTCAGCGATAG
- a CDS encoding plastocyanin/azurin family copper-binding protein, with the protein MRRRKLLAAGASALAAALAGCTGGDDSGTATGTTDQTATTSEPTTAPDQSATTSEPSATPTENGNATVVTVAPDGNLEFAPESVTVAAGTTVRWEWDGSGHNVRPASQPADADWTGTEGGNGKTYGSGHRYAHAFEVPGQYDYYCAPHKSLGMRGSVVVE; encoded by the coding sequence ATGAGACGCCGAAAACTCCTCGCGGCGGGTGCGAGCGCGCTGGCCGCGGCGCTCGCCGGCTGCACCGGTGGCGACGATTCCGGGACGGCGACCGGGACGACCGACCAGACCGCCACGACCAGTGAGCCGACCACGGCACCCGACCAGTCCGCCACGACCAGCGAGCCGAGCGCGACACCGACCGAGAACGGGAACGCGACTGTCGTCACCGTCGCGCCGGACGGCAACCTCGAATTCGCGCCGGAGTCGGTCACGGTGGCTGCCGGAACGACCGTGCGCTGGGAGTGGGACGGCAGCGGACACAACGTCCGACCCGCCAGCCAGCCGGCCGACGCCGACTGGACGGGAACCGAAGGCGGGAACGGGAAGACGTACGGCAGCGGCCACAGGTACGCGCACGCGTTCGAAGTGCCCGGCCAGTACGACTACTACTGCGCGCCACACAAGTCACTGGGCATGCGGGGCAGCGTCGTCGTGGAGTGA
- the infB gene encoding translation initiation factor IF-2, producing MSDADTTEDPGELRTPIVAVLGHVDHGKTSLLDKIRGSAVIEGEAGAITQHIGATAVPLDVVSEVAGSLVDPTEFDLPGLLFIDTPGHHSFSTLRSRGGALADIAILVVDVNDGFQPQTEEAIRILKDTGTPFVVAANKIDTIPGWNPTADAPVQQTYENQSDRVRSQLDEALYELIGELSGAGFSSDLYWRVQDFQSNIGVIPVSAETGEGVPDLLTVLMGLAQRYMKAEMEVNIDGPGAGTVLEVKDERGFGTTLDVILYDGTIRQGDQIVVGGTNDTIVTEVRALLKPRELAEIRTEKRFDDVESMQAAAGLKIAAPDLDEAMAGAPVRVVGDRDVEDVVEEVEAELAEVAVETAEEGVVVKADTLGSLEALANAMEEAEIPVMSAEVGDIAPRDIAMATTADDDKHRTILGFNVDVLGDAEQKAENEDVRIFDSDVIYQLVEDYEEFVEERERAQQEAIFENIVRPARFRILQDHVFRQNDPAVVGVEVVSGTLKRNTPVGLMEGNELHRVGVVKGIQDQGEDVDEARAGNRVSVSIDGPTVGRDIKEGDELWVDLPEKHAKVLEQELSEEIPADEREALKAYLEIQRKRDPFWGK from the coding sequence ATGTCCGACGCAGACACCACCGAAGACCCCGGGGAGCTGCGGACGCCCATCGTCGCGGTCCTCGGCCACGTCGACCACGGGAAGACCAGCTTGCTCGACAAGATTCGCGGCTCCGCCGTCATCGAGGGCGAAGCCGGCGCTATCACCCAGCACATCGGCGCGACCGCCGTGCCGCTGGACGTCGTCAGTGAGGTCGCGGGGAGCCTCGTCGACCCCACGGAGTTCGACCTCCCCGGGCTGCTGTTCATCGACACGCCCGGCCACCACTCGTTCTCGACGCTACGCTCGCGGGGCGGCGCGCTCGCCGACATCGCCATCCTCGTCGTGGACGTCAACGACGGCTTCCAGCCCCAGACGGAGGAAGCCATCCGCATCCTCAAGGACACGGGGACGCCGTTCGTCGTCGCCGCGAACAAGATCGACACCATCCCGGGCTGGAACCCCACGGCGGACGCGCCCGTCCAGCAGACCTACGAGAACCAGTCCGACCGCGTGCGCAGCCAACTCGACGAGGCGCTGTACGAGCTCATCGGCGAACTCTCCGGTGCGGGCTTCTCCTCGGACCTCTACTGGCGCGTGCAGGACTTCCAGTCGAACATCGGCGTCATCCCGGTGTCCGCGGAGACCGGCGAGGGCGTCCCCGACCTCCTCACCGTGCTGATGGGGCTCGCACAGCGGTACATGAAGGCCGAGATGGAGGTGAACATCGACGGCCCGGGTGCCGGCACCGTGCTCGAAGTCAAAGACGAGCGCGGGTTCGGGACGACGCTGGACGTGATTCTCTACGACGGCACCATCCGGCAGGGCGACCAAATCGTCGTCGGCGGAACTAACGACACCATCGTCACCGAGGTACGCGCGCTCCTGAAGCCGCGCGAACTCGCGGAGATTCGCACGGAGAAGCGCTTCGACGACGTGGAGTCGATGCAGGCGGCGGCCGGCCTGAAGATTGCCGCGCCGGACCTCGACGAAGCGATGGCGGGCGCGCCGGTCCGCGTGGTCGGCGACCGCGACGTCGAGGACGTCGTCGAGGAAGTCGAAGCGGAACTGGCGGAGGTCGCCGTCGAGACCGCCGAGGAGGGCGTCGTCGTGAAAGCCGACACGCTCGGCAGCCTCGAAGCGCTCGCGAACGCCATGGAGGAAGCCGAGATTCCCGTGATGTCCGCGGAAGTCGGCGACATCGCGCCCCGCGACATCGCGATGGCGACGACCGCCGACGACGACAAACACCGCACCATCCTCGGGTTCAACGTGGACGTGCTCGGCGACGCCGAACAAAAGGCCGAGAACGAGGACGTCCGCATCTTCGACAGCGACGTCATCTACCAGCTCGTCGAGGACTACGAGGAGTTCGTCGAGGAGCGCGAGCGCGCCCAGCAGGAAGCCATCTTCGAGAACATCGTCCGGCCGGCGCGCTTCCGCATCCTTCAGGACCACGTGTTCCGGCAGAACGACCCAGCGGTCGTCGGCGTCGAAGTGGTCTCGGGGACGCTCAAGCGGAACACGCCGGTCGGCCTCATGGAGGGCAACGAACTCCACCGCGTCGGCGTCGTGAAGGGCATCCAGGACCAGGGCGAGGACGTCGACGAGGCGCGCGCGGGCAACCGCGTCAGCGTCTCCATCGACGGCCCGACGGTCGGCCGCGACATCAAGGAGGGCGACGAGCTCTGGGTGGACCTCCCCGAGAAGCACGCGAAAGTCCTCGAACAGGAACTCAGCGAGGAGATTCCGGCCGACGAGCGCGAGGCACTGAAGGCGTACCTCGAAATCCAGCGGAAACGCGACCCCTTCTGGGGGAAGTAG